In the Deinococcus ficus genome, one interval contains:
- a CDS encoding N-acetylmuramoyl-L-alanine amidase, producing the protein MNRAPSLSPRRPTPTGPLLRRRPAGWALLALLLLPAAEAAPRVGQHDGFTRLVFDLGSATPAAPQVGFVGRKFTVTLQATLKAEQGPLNVPGVTGYAVKGGQVTLGLAAGTGTPKVSLLPAAAGTPARLVIDVPKGAAGVPAAAPAKAATVPAQPAAAKPAAPAPVVARPASTRSAVRPVIVLDAGHGGIDPGMVSRWVVEEVVTLDIALRTRAELVKHGVDVVMVRETDRHLSADKTADLDARARLATNDRVSAYISIHVNSASPAAQGIETYYFGQPLAGRSRSLAVQENGGSSVGEALTRRALNSAQGLLGDILAQAKLAFSRQLAQKVQSRLISATGAVNRGVQTDAFYVIRNPTTPAILVEVGFGSHPVEGPRLATPEYREKLAQGLARAILDFLNTK; encoded by the coding sequence GTGAACCGCGCACCCTCATTGTCTCCACGGCGGCCCACCCCCACCGGCCCGCTTCTTCGTCGCCGCCCGGCCGGCTGGGCCCTGCTGGCCCTGCTGCTGCTGCCGGCCGCCGAGGCCGCCCCGCGGGTGGGGCAGCACGACGGGTTCACGCGGCTGGTGTTCGACCTGGGCAGCGCCACACCGGCCGCGCCGCAGGTGGGCTTCGTGGGCCGCAAGTTCACGGTGACCCTGCAGGCCACCCTGAAAGCCGAGCAGGGCCCGCTGAACGTGCCCGGCGTGACCGGCTACGCCGTGAAGGGGGGGCAGGTCACGCTGGGCCTCGCGGCTGGCACGGGCACGCCGAAGGTCAGCCTGCTGCCCGCCGCGGCCGGCACGCCCGCCCGGCTGGTCATCGACGTGCCGAAAGGCGCCGCGGGCGTACCCGCCGCCGCCCCCGCGAAGGCAGCGACGGTGCCCGCCCAACCCGCCGCGGCGAAACCGGCAGCTCCGGCTCCGGTGGTCGCCCGGCCGGCCAGCACCCGCTCGGCCGTGCGGCCGGTGATCGTGCTGGACGCCGGGCACGGCGGCATCGATCCGGGCATGGTGAGCCGCTGGGTGGTGGAGGAGGTCGTGACCCTGGACATCGCGCTGCGCACCCGCGCGGAGCTGGTCAAGCACGGCGTGGACGTCGTGATGGTCCGCGAGACCGACCGGCACCTCAGCGCCGACAAGACCGCCGACCTGGACGCCCGGGCGCGGCTCGCCACGAACGACCGGGTGAGCGCGTACATCAGCATTCACGTGAATTCCGCGTCGCCGGCCGCGCAGGGCATCGAGACGTACTACTTCGGGCAGCCGCTGGCGGGCCGCTCCCGCAGCCTGGCGGTGCAGGAAAACGGCGGCAGCAGCGTGGGGGAGGCCCTGACCCGCAGGGCTCTGAACAGCGCCCAGGGGCTGCTGGGGGACATTCTCGCGCAGGCGAAGCTGGCGTTCAGCCGGCAGCTGGCGCAGAAGGTGCAATCCCGGCTGATCAGCGCGACCGGCGCCGTGAACCGCGGCGTGCAGACCGACGCCTTCTACGTGATCCGCAACCCGACCACGCCGGCCATCCTGGTGGAGGTGGGCTTCGGCAGTCACCCGGTGGAGGGGCCCCGTCTGGCGACCCCGGAGTACCGGGAGAAGCTGGCGCAGGGGCTGGCGCGCGCCATTCTGGATTTCCTGAACACCAAGTAG
- a CDS encoding DUF1028 domain-containing protein — translation MTFSIVGRDPRTGDVGVAVASKFLAVGALVPFVRGGVGAVATQSFVNPTFGPVGLDRLAQGHAPAQVRAQFEAEDAGIVQRQFGLVDASGRSATFTGPGCHAWAGGVAAENVAIQGNILTGPEVVDAMLAAWEAEVGAALPWRLLRALQAGDAAGGDRRGRQSAALLCAGPGRGYGGLTDDWVNLRADDHADPCGELERLLGVFDLLFGRPETTREFTVEELGWLRRTLVKQGYAPALPDGPWEPATEAAAWALYGTENLEERWVPGGQVDPVALAYLRRQFGT, via the coding sequence ATGACCTTTTCCATCGTGGGCCGCGATCCCCGGACCGGGGACGTGGGCGTGGCCGTGGCGAGCAAGTTCCTGGCGGTGGGGGCGCTGGTGCCGTTCGTGCGGGGCGGGGTGGGGGCGGTCGCCACGCAGAGTTTCGTGAACCCCACGTTCGGGCCGGTGGGCCTGGACCGGCTGGCGCAGGGGCACGCGCCGGCGCAGGTGCGGGCGCAGTTCGAGGCGGAGGACGCCGGAATCGTGCAGCGGCAGTTCGGACTGGTGGACGCCTCGGGCCGCAGCGCGACCTTCACCGGGCCCGGCTGTCACGCCTGGGCGGGCGGGGTGGCGGCGGAGAACGTGGCGATCCAGGGCAACATCCTGACCGGCCCGGAGGTCGTGGACGCCATGCTGGCCGCCTGGGAGGCGGAGGTGGGGGCAGCGCTGCCGTGGCGGCTGCTGCGGGCCCTGCAGGCCGGCGACGCGGCGGGCGGGGACCGGCGGGGCCGGCAGTCGGCGGCGCTACTGTGCGCGGGTCCCGGGCGGGGGTACGGCGGGCTCACGGACGACTGGGTAAACCTGCGCGCGGATGACCACGCCGACCCGTGCGGGGAACTGGAGCGGCTGCTGGGCGTGTTCGATCTGCTGTTCGGCCGGCCGGAGACGACCCGGGAGTTCACCGTGGAGGAACTGGGGTGGCTGCGGCGGACGCTGGTGAAGCAGGGCTATGCGCCCGCCCTGCCGGACGGCCCGTGGGAGCCGGCGACCGAGGCGGCCGCCTGGGCGCTGTACGGCACGGAGAACCTGGAGGAACGCTGGGTGCCGGGCGGACAGGTGGACCCGGTGGCGCTGGCCTACCTGCGCCGCCAGTTCGGAACCTGA
- the malQ gene encoding 4-alpha-glucanotransferase: MSIPRSSGILLHPTSLPGPYGIGELGAQARTFLDWMAQAGQRYWQVMPLGPTGYGDSPYQAFSAFAGNPYLIDLTTLKEGGLLTDADFAAMPAFDAARVDFGVQYVWRTQMLERAYAAFIGGHAAHLAPAFAAFKTEEAGWLDDYALFMALKDAHGGLPWNAWQPGARDRDPAVLAEYAARLAPAVERVKFIQFLFFGQWAELRAYARERGIEVIGDIPIFVALDSSDAWANREQFHFDDRGQPTVVAGVPPDYFSETGQLWGNPLYRWDVMEHDGFCWWIERFRGSLKLFDVIRIDHFRGFAAYWEIPFPAETAMHGRWVPAPGDALFRAVRAALGDLPIIAEDLGVITPDVEQLRDDFALPGMAVLQFAFGGGDFSVNAFLPTNLKVNQVVYTGTHDNDTSRGWWAAASEDERHNYRTFTSSDPQEDTFAQDLLRLAWESRANLAVAPLQDVLNLGTGARMNLPGSTGDHNWTWRMPAADLRPDLAAGLRALTERTGRLAPL, translated from the coding sequence GTGAGTATTCCCCGTTCCAGCGGCATCCTCCTCCACCCGACCAGCCTGCCCGGCCCCTACGGCATCGGTGAACTCGGCGCGCAGGCCCGCACCTTCCTGGACTGGATGGCGCAGGCCGGCCAGCGCTACTGGCAGGTCATGCCGCTCGGCCCCACCGGGTACGGCGACAGCCCCTACCAGGCCTTCTCCGCCTTCGCCGGCAACCCCTACCTGATCGACCTGACCACCCTGAAAGAAGGCGGGCTCCTCACCGACGCGGACTTCGCGGCCATGCCGGCCTTCGACGCGGCCCGCGTGGACTTCGGCGTGCAGTACGTGTGGCGCACCCAGATGCTGGAACGCGCCTACGCCGCCTTCATCGGCGGGCACGCCGCGCACCTCGCCCCGGCCTTCGCCGCCTTCAAGACCGAGGAGGCCGGCTGGCTGGACGACTACGCCCTGTTCATGGCCCTCAAGGACGCCCACGGCGGCCTGCCCTGGAACGCCTGGCAGCCCGGCGCCCGCGACCGCGACCCGGCCGTGCTCGCCGAGTACGCTGCCCGGCTCGCGCCGGCCGTGGAACGCGTAAAGTTCATCCAGTTCCTGTTCTTCGGCCAGTGGGCCGAGCTGCGCGCCTACGCCCGCGAACGCGGCATCGAGGTGATCGGCGACATTCCCATCTTCGTGGCGCTGGACTCCAGCGACGCCTGGGCGAACCGCGAGCAGTTCCACTTCGACGACCGCGGCCAGCCGACCGTGGTGGCCGGCGTGCCCCCGGACTACTTCAGCGAGACCGGGCAGCTGTGGGGCAACCCCCTGTACCGCTGGGACGTCATGGAACACGACGGCTTCTGCTGGTGGATCGAACGCTTCCGCGGCAGCCTGAAACTCTTCGACGTGATCCGCATCGACCACTTCCGGGGCTTCGCGGCGTACTGGGAGATTCCCTTCCCGGCGGAGACCGCCATGCACGGCCGCTGGGTGCCGGCCCCCGGGGACGCCCTGTTCCGCGCGGTCCGCGCCGCGCTGGGCGACCTGCCCATCATCGCCGAGGACCTGGGCGTCATCACCCCGGACGTCGAACAGCTGCGCGACGACTTCGCCCTGCCCGGCATGGCCGTGCTCCAGTTCGCGTTCGGCGGCGGCGACTTCAGCGTGAACGCCTTCCTGCCCACCAACCTGAAGGTCAACCAGGTGGTGTACACCGGCACGCACGACAACGACACCTCCCGCGGCTGGTGGGCGGCCGCCAGCGAGGACGAGCGCCACAACTACCGCACCTTCACCAGCAGCGACCCGCAGGAGGACACCTTCGCCCAGGACCTGCTGCGCCTCGCCTGGGAAAGCCGCGCGAACCTCGCCGTGGCCCCCCTGCAGGACGTCCTGAACCTGGGCACGGGGGCGCGCATGAACCTGCCCGGCAGCACCGGCGACCACAACTGGACGTGGCGCATGCCGGCCGCCGACCTGCGCCCGGACCTCGCCGCCGGCCTGCGGGCCCTGACCGAGCGCACCGGCCGCCTCGCGCCGCTCTGA
- the trpE gene encoding anthranilate synthase component I gives MTDAPPTLPQPCLAVQELNADLDTPVTAYLKVAQGHAVSFLLESVEAGEKLGRYSFIGVGEQGRFTYRHGRVQSSGAFGDYDGPDADPLARLYRTTTRPAPVPDGLPALIGGAVGYASYDIIRAYETLPDTTPDELNIPDALYVMPEGMVIFDHLKHRLIAVATAPTQAQADAVTARLVTALRGPLPDVPGRTPTTPPTFTSNFTPEAFHAAVEKALAYIRAGDVFQVVPSQRFSAPLGDLHPFAVYRALRRVNPSPYLGYLHLGDVTLVASSPESLLASDGRTVTTRPIAGTRIRGRTPQEDDANAQDLLQDDKERAEHLMLVDLGRNDLGRVSRYGTVRVQSAFQIERYSHVMHLVSTVTGELKGDRTPLHALASVLPMGTVSGAPKIRAMEIINELEPTRRGPYGGCFGYVALDGSMDMALTLRTMVITGGQLHIQAGAGIVADSDPHSEEQETRNKAAALKRAVEMAARGL, from the coding sequence ATGACCGACGCCCCCCCCACCCTCCCGCAGCCCTGCTTGGCCGTGCAGGAACTCAACGCCGACCTGGACACCCCCGTCACCGCGTACCTGAAAGTCGCGCAGGGCCACGCCGTGTCCTTCCTGCTCGAAAGCGTGGAGGCCGGCGAGAAACTGGGCCGCTACTCCTTCATCGGCGTGGGCGAACAGGGAAGATTCACCTACCGCCACGGCCGGGTGCAGTCCAGCGGCGCCTTCGGCGACTATGACGGCCCGGACGCCGACCCCCTGGCGCGGCTGTACCGCACCACCACCCGCCCCGCCCCCGTCCCGGACGGCCTGCCCGCATTGATCGGCGGAGCGGTCGGGTACGCCAGCTACGACATCATCCGCGCCTACGAGACGCTCCCCGACACCACCCCCGACGAGCTGAACATCCCGGACGCGCTGTACGTCATGCCCGAAGGCATGGTGATCTTCGACCACCTTAAACACCGCCTGATCGCGGTCGCCACCGCCCCCACCCAGGCGCAGGCGGACGCCGTCACCGCCCGGCTCGTCACCGCCCTGCGCGGTCCCCTTCCGGACGTGCCCGGCCGCACGCCCACCACGCCCCCCACCTTCACCAGCAACTTCACGCCCGAGGCCTTCCACGCCGCCGTGGAAAAGGCCCTGGCGTACATCCGCGCCGGGGACGTGTTCCAGGTCGTGCCCAGCCAGCGCTTCAGCGCCCCCCTGGGCGACCTTCACCCCTTCGCGGTGTACCGCGCGCTGCGCCGCGTGAACCCCAGCCCGTACCTCGGCTACCTGCACCTCGGGGACGTCACCCTGGTCGCCAGCAGCCCCGAAAGCCTGCTCGCCAGCGACGGCCGCACCGTCACCACCCGCCCCATCGCCGGCACCCGCATCCGCGGCCGCACCCCCCAGGAAGACGACGCGAACGCCCAGGACCTCCTCCAGGACGACAAGGAACGCGCCGAGCACCTCATGCTGGTGGACCTGGGCCGCAACGACCTGGGCCGCGTCAGCCGCTACGGCACCGTCCGCGTGCAGAGCGCTTTCCAGATCGAACGCTACAGCCACGTCATGCACCTCGTCAGCACCGTCACCGGCGAACTGAAGGGCGACCGCACGCCTCTGCACGCCCTCGCCAGCGTCCTGCCCATGGGCACCGTCAGCGGCGCGCCCAAGATCCGCGCCATGGAAATCATCAACGAACTCGAACCCACCCGCCGCGGCCCCTACGGCGGCTGCTTCGGGTACGTCGCCCTGGACGGCAGCATGGACATGGCCCTCACCCTGCGCACCATGGTCATCACCGGCGGGCAGCTGCACATCCAGGCCGGCGCGGGCATCGTCGCCGACAGCGACCCCCACAGCGAGGAACAGGAAACCCGCAACAAGGCCGCCGCCCTGAAACGCGCCGTGGAAATGGCCGCCCGGGGGCTCTGA
- a CDS encoding cob(I)yrinic acid a,c-diamide adenosyltransferase: MKLYTRTGDGGQTGLYGADRVSKASARVDAYGTVDELNSAIGLARAHGAGPLDADLEYLQNALFDVGADLATRSGSPYEKNVSRIDAQDVQFIEALIDRHAEAAPPLRNFVHPGGTPAAAALHVARTVARRAERDVIRLLQEEEANTHVQVYLNRVSDLLFAMARAANHAASMAEEQWAVKGRR; encoded by the coding sequence ATGAAGCTCTACACCCGAACCGGGGACGGCGGCCAGACCGGCCTGTACGGCGCCGACCGCGTCAGCAAGGCCAGCGCCCGCGTGGACGCCTACGGCACCGTGGACGAACTCAACAGCGCCATCGGCCTCGCCCGCGCACACGGCGCCGGCCCCCTGGACGCCGACCTGGAATACCTCCAGAACGCCCTGTTCGACGTCGGCGCCGACCTCGCCACGCGCAGCGGCTCGCCGTACGAGAAGAACGTCAGCCGCATCGACGCGCAGGACGTGCAGTTCATCGAGGCGCTGATCGACCGGCACGCCGAGGCCGCGCCCCCCCTGCGGAACTTCGTTCACCCGGGCGGCACCCCGGCCGCCGCCGCGCTGCACGTGGCCCGCACCGTCGCCCGCCGCGCCGAGCGGGACGTGATCCGCCTGCTGCAGGAAGAGGAGGCGAACACGCACGTGCAGGTGTACCTGAACCGCGTGTCGGACCTGCTGTTCGCCATGGCCCGCGCCGCCAACCACGCGGCCAGCATGGCGGAGGAGCAGTGGGCGGTGAAAGGCCGCCGCTGA
- a CDS encoding Rrf2 family transcriptional regulator — translation MRLSATDVYAFQALGYLGTQDPGRWVASEEISEATGVHRPYLVRILAALSAKGIVKSKKGIGGGYALSRVPRLISLCEVVRAIDGPVAPLSCISLNWHEPCVEEARCHARNTIYTRMRDAMLGVLQEFSVQDLVVDAQQGVSYGHCLGHLLKPNA, via the coding sequence ATGCGGCTTTCAGCCACCGACGTGTACGCCTTCCAGGCCCTGGGGTACCTGGGCACGCAGGACCCGGGGCGGTGGGTGGCGAGCGAGGAGATCAGCGAGGCGACCGGCGTGCACCGCCCGTACCTGGTGCGCATCCTGGCGGCCCTGAGCGCCAAGGGCATCGTGAAGAGCAAGAAGGGCATCGGCGGCGGGTACGCCCTGTCGCGCGTGCCGCGCCTGATCAGCCTGTGCGAGGTGGTCCGTGCCATCGACGGGCCGGTGGCGCCGCTGTCGTGCATCAGCCTGAACTGGCACGAGCCGTGCGTGGAGGAGGCGCGCTGCCACGCCCGGAACACCATCTACACCCGCATGCGTGACGCGATGCTGGGCGTGCTGCAGGAGTTCAGCGTGCAGGACCTCGTGGTGGACGCGCAGCAGGGCGTGAGTTACGGGCACTGCCTGGGCCACCTGCTGAAACCGAACGCGTAA
- the pyrF gene encoding orotidine-5'-phosphate decarboxylase: protein MTFAAAVTDRTLSLHTRLCVGLDPRLDAYRDADHLRQHTLDVLEATAPHAACVKPQLAFYEALGLDGLRILEEVCAAARTLGLPVLLDGKRGDIGSTAAAYAQGWLTGPHAGSALTVNPFLGFETLTPFLDAARREGGAIFVLVKTSNPGQADLQGGGVSERVAAEVTRLNDQEDSRYGSVGAVVGATHPQDLALYRRLMPRALLLLPGLGAQGATAGELAAAFHPDGTGALASASRGVQYAQGLDVHASIGAARAFQAELNGAFA from the coding sequence ATGACATTCGCTGCCGCTGTCACGGACCGCACCCTGAGCCTTCACACCCGCCTGTGCGTGGGCCTGGACCCCCGCCTGGACGCCTACCGGGACGCGGACCACCTGCGGCAGCACACCCTGGACGTGCTGGAGGCCACCGCCCCGCACGCCGCGTGCGTCAAACCCCAGCTGGCGTTCTACGAGGCGCTCGGCCTGGACGGCCTGCGCATCCTGGAAGAGGTCTGCGCCGCCGCCCGCACCCTGGGCCTGCCGGTGCTGCTGGACGGCAAACGCGGCGACATCGGCAGCACCGCCGCCGCCTACGCCCAGGGCTGGCTCACCGGCCCTCACGCCGGCAGCGCCCTGACCGTGAACCCCTTCCTGGGCTTCGAGACCCTCACGCCCTTCCTGGACGCCGCCCGGCGCGAGGGCGGCGCGATCTTCGTGCTCGTGAAGACCAGCAACCCCGGCCAGGCCGACCTGCAGGGCGGCGGCGTGAGCGAACGCGTCGCCGCCGAGGTCACCCGCCTGAACGACCAGGAGGACAGCCGGTACGGCAGCGTCGGCGCGGTCGTGGGCGCCACGCACCCGCAGGACCTCGCCCTGTACCGCCGCCTGATGCCCCGCGCGCTGCTGCTCCTGCCCGGCCTGGGCGCCCAGGGCGCCACCGCCGGCGAACTCGCCGCCGCCTTCCACCCCGACGGCACGGGGGCCCTCGCCAGCGCCAGCCGCGGCGTGCAGTACGCGCAGGGCCTGGACGTGCACGCCAGCATCGGGGCCGCGAGAGCGTTCCAGGCCGAACTGAACGGCGCCTTCGCCTGA
- the rpsT gene encoding 30S ribosomal protein S20: MALRHKSAQKRHRQSLKRRALNRSKKSTIKTFTKKAVAAVSAGADVAAAQSLAESLIDKAAKGSTLHKNAAARKKSRLAKAINKAQAAQQG; encoded by the coding sequence ATGGCCCTTCGCCACAAATCCGCCCAGAAACGTCACCGTCAGAGCCTCAAGCGCCGCGCCCTGAACCGCAGCAAGAAGAGCACCATCAAGACCTTCACCAAGAAGGCCGTGGCCGCCGTGAGCGCCGGCGCTGACGTCGCCGCCGCCCAGAGCCTCGCCGAGAGCCTGATCGACAAGGCCGCCAAGGGCAGCACCCTGCACAAGAACGCCGCGGCCCGCAAGAAGAGCCGCCTGGCCAAGGCCATCAACAAGGCCCAGGCCGCGCAGCAGGGCTAA
- a CDS encoding RecX family transcriptional regulator, with amino-acid sequence MEGRRRKKTRNAEGEGPDGAAERAPRRPRTPDEERDALLAYAFRALAGKALTETELRTRLARRTPDAELAELVIRRVQELGYQNDAQVARAEGQRRTVGVHRVRQTLKTRGIAPELITDTLDARDPDAEQEAATALLSRRWAAFARKRDPRASAYAFLARRGFPGGVIWAAIHAQGELPEPEDAPSFDEDLEP; translated from the coding sequence ATGGAAGGGCGACGCCGGAAGAAGACCAGGAACGCGGAGGGGGAGGGCCCGGACGGCGCCGCGGAGCGCGCGCCCCGCCGGCCCCGCACGCCGGACGAGGAACGCGACGCGCTGCTCGCCTACGCCTTCCGGGCGCTGGCCGGCAAGGCCCTCACCGAAACGGAACTGCGCACCCGGCTGGCGCGCCGCACCCCGGACGCGGAACTGGCCGAACTGGTGATCCGCCGCGTGCAGGAGCTGGGGTATCAGAACGACGCGCAGGTTGCCCGGGCCGAGGGCCAGCGCCGCACGGTGGGCGTGCACCGCGTCCGGCAGACCCTGAAGACCCGCGGCATCGCGCCCGAGTTGATCACGGACACCCTGGACGCCCGCGACCCGGACGCGGAGCAGGAGGCCGCCACGGCCCTGTTGTCGCGGCGCTGGGCGGCGTTCGCACGCAAGCGGGACCCCCGTGCCAGCGCGTACGCGTTCCTGGCCCGCCGGGGCTTCCCGGGGGGCGTGATCTGGGCGGCCATTCACGCGCAGGGAGAACTGCCGGAACCGGAGGACGCCCCCAGCTTCGACGAGGACCTGGAACCCTGA